Proteins encoded in a region of the Elaeis guineensis isolate ETL-2024a chromosome 7, EG11, whole genome shotgun sequence genome:
- the LOC140859188 gene encoding putative germin-like protein 2-1 — protein MAAHFLFLALLALASSHAIASDPSQLQDFCVADRKSDVFVNGFVCKDPKMAKPEDFFFSGLDKPGDTGNKLGSNVTQVNVNQIPGLNTLGISLARLDFAPYGLNPPHIHPRGTEILVVLEGTLYVGFVTSNPNKLFTKVLNKGDVFVFPQGLIHFQFNYGKTNAVAIAGLSSQNPGVITIANAVFGAKPPISDYVLAKAFQLDKKTVDWLQAQFWMDNNN, from the exons ATGGCTGCCCATTTTCTCTTCCTTGCCCTCCTTGCTCTGGCTTCATCTCACGCCATTGCTTCTGATCCCAGTCAACTCCAAGACTTCTGTGTTGCTGATCGTAAATCAGATG TGTTCGTGAATGGGTTTGTCTGCAAGGACCCGAAGATGGCCAAACCCGAAGATTTCTTCTTCTCTGGCCTTGACAAGCCCGGTGACACAGGAAACAAATTGGGGTCTAATGTGACTCAAGTCAATGTGAACCAAATTCCTGGGCTCAACACCCTTGGCATCTCGCTAGCTCGCCTAGACTTTGCACCCTATGGTCTCAACCCTCCTCACATCCACCCAAGGGGAACTGAGATCCTTGTAGTGTTAGAAGGCACGCTCTACGTCGGCTTTGTCACATCTAACCCCAACAAACTTTTCACGAAGGTCCTTAACAAGGGTGATGTGTTCGTATTTCCTCAAGGTCTCATCCATTTCCAATTCAACTATGGGAAGACAAATGCTGTTGCTATTGCCGGTCTCAGCAGCCAGAACCCTGGCGTCATCACCATAGCCAATGCAGTCTTTGGAGCGAAGCCACCAATCTCTGATTATGTTCTTGCCAAGGCCTTCCAATTGGACAAGAAGACTGTAGATTGGCTCCAAGCCCAATTCTGGATGGACAACAACAACTAG